GACTATCAGCTCCCCAATCCCGGCAAGTTCGCAGTCTTCGAAGACCACCTGATCTACGCCGACGAGGTGCCCAAGATGCGCCCCTTCGTAGACAAGATCCAGGTGCTGCGCGATCTGCAGCGCGACTTTCAGCGCCATACCGAGACACAGGACTTTTCGGCCAAGGACAAGGTGTCCCCGGGAATCTGCCACGAGGTCGCCCGCGAAGCCCTCATCGAGCCCGGTGACTTCATCCAGGCGACCGACAGTCACACCTGCATGGGCGGGGTCAACAACGCCCTCACCTGGGGCGTCGGTGCCACCGAGTACGCCAACCTGATCCACGCCGGCTTCACTCAGGTGGAGGTCCCCGAGTCGATCCGTTTCGAGCTGGTCGGCGAGCTCGCCGAAGGGGTGACGGCGAAGGACCTGATGCTCATGATCCTGCTCGAGTACGCCAAGCCTCAGAAGACCCTCAACCGGGTGATGGAGTTCACCGGGCCGGGGCTGTCGGCGCTCTCCATGGACGAGCGCGCGACGCTCACCAACATGGCCACGGAATGCGCCGCTCGCACCGCCATCTGCTTGGCCGACGAAGAGACCTTCCGCTGGCTGGAGGAGTGGCGACCGGGAGTCGATCTCGAGCGCCTCAGGGCCCGGACGGTGGAGCCGGACGAAGGCGCCGAGTACGCCGGCGGCGTTTACACCATCGATCTTTCGGTGATCCGGCCAATGGTCGCCCATCCCGGGGATCCCGATCGCGGCATTCCTTCCGATCCCACCAACGGCGCCTTCATTCGCGACCTCGGCGATGTGCCGGTGGAGATCGCCTACGGCGGAAGCTGTACCGCCGGCAAGATCGACGACCTCGAGTTCTACCATCGGGTGGTCGAAGAGGCGGTCGCCGCCGGCATGCGGGTGCCCGACGGGGTGCGCTTCCTGATTCAGTTCGGTTCCGAGGCGGTGGAGCGCCACTGCCGTGAGCGCGGCATGATCGAGACCTTCGAGCGTGCCGGCGTCACCCTCATCCGGCCCGGCTGTGGTGCCTGCATCGGCTGTGGACCGGGAGTCTCGGACAACGAAGACCAGGTCACCGTCAGCGCCATCAACCGCAACTACAAGGGCCGTTCCGGCCCCGGCCGCCTCTACCTGGCGTCGCCCCTCACGGTCGCCGCCTCGGCCTTCACCGGCCGCATCACCGCCTACACGCCGGGCATGTTCGTCGAAGCGGTCGAGCCGGTGCTGGTGTAGGCGCGGCTACCAGCCTTCGTCGATGTTGTCGAGGTAGGGCAGGATCTGCTCGTCGAGGGCCTTGGCCTCGTCGTGGCGGCCCATCTCGTCGAGCACCGATCTGTAGTGAATCAAATTACTGACCGTCGTAGGATCACCCGTCCCGAAGAGCTCTCGAGCGCGGCGGGCACCTTCACGGACATAGCGATAGCCGTCTTCGAGATTGGGGCGAATCGGCCCACCGCCGTCCGAGGTCGCCAGAAAGACCCCCAGGATCGCGAGACCGCGGATGTACTCGCGGCTATCGGTGCCGAAAATGCGCTCTCGTTCTTCGAGGGACTGGTGAGCGAGCTGTCGACCTTCTTCCAGGCGGTCAAGCTGGAAATAAACGTTCGCCAGCTCGATCATGGCCTTGGGAAGGATCTCGCTATTCGGGGACTCGAACTGCAGCGTTTCGATCACCGAGTGGATTTCGTCGAGGCTCTGTTGGTCCGGGAGGAGTGAGGCCGCGGCGAGACTCGCTTCTGCCATTGCCTCTGCGGAAACTCCCTTCAATCGGCAAGCCTGTTTGGCTTGCCTGATCAGGTCTTCACCACGCCTCCGGTCTTCTGGTTGGAGACCATCACTGCGCAGCTTCTCTCCTTCTGCCATCAGGGTCCGGCAACGATCTTCAGCAAGACTTGCCCCGGCCTGTAGTCCCAGGGCCGCGAGGAGTAACGCCAAGAGGGTCCGTGTCTTCATCGCTCAGTTACCTCGCGGATCGCTGAGATAATTCTGAAAAGTAAATAGACTATCTCATGAGAGTCAAATTCTGAAGAGATACTTATATGAAGGGATAATTCTTGGCCGGGCGAGGGTTGGGCGAAGCGGGCTTCCCTTGGTGGCGTTGTCCGCCTCGTTCCGGTAGCGTGATCGGGTGGCCAAGCTCCCGGTGGTTCCGTCGTCCGGTTCGCCGATGCGGTCCTCGCGGCGCTCGCGCTGGCGGGCGGGGGTGCTCCTCGCGGTCCACGTGATCATCGCCCTGCACATCACCCACTGGTTGATCGCTGGCCGTACGGTGACGCCGGTGGAGCCCTCCGAGGCGATGGCCCTCGGGCGGGATGGAGTGGTCAACGCCGGCGTGATCTTCTTCGCGGCGGCCATTCTCCTGACCGCCGTCTTCGGTCGCTTCTTCTGCGGTTGGGCATGCCATCTGGTGGCCTTGCAGGACGGCTGCCTCTGGCTGCTGCGCCGCCTCGGTATCCGTCCGGTGCCGCTGCGCTCGCGTCTGCTGCGCTGGGTGCCGGTGTTGGCCTTCGTCTACATGTTTCTGTGGCCGGCAATTTACCGCTGGCTGGCGCGTGAGCCGTGGCCCGGGCTGCGCACCGAATGGACGACATCGGATTTTTGGGCGACCTTTCCGGGCTGGCTGGTCGCCCTCGTGACCTTCCTTGTCTGTGGCTTCGCCTGCGTCTATTTTCTCGGCGCCAAGGGCTTTTGTACCTATGCTTGTCCCTACGGAGCGGCCTTCGCCGCCGCCGACCGCCTGGCGCCGCTTCGCATCCGGGTGACCGACGCCTGCTCCGGGTGCGGTCACTGCACCGCCACCTGTACGTCCAACGTGCGAGTCCACCAGGAGGTGCGCGATTGGGGCATGGTGGTGGACTCCGGTTGCATGCGTTGCCAGGACTGCATCAGCGTCTGTCCCAACCAGGCCCTCTACTACGGCTCCGGACCGATTCCACTGTTGGCGACGCCGCGAGTGCCCAACCCAGAGCCGCGGCGCTATCCCTTGGCGGCCTGGGAGGAGGCCCTTTTGGCGATCGCTTTTGCCTTGGCGTTCTTCTCCTTTCGAGGCCTCTATGGCGAGGTGCCGTTCCTCCTGTCCCTCGGCTGGGCTGGAGTCTTGGCGGTCTCGAGCTGGCTGGCGGTGCGCCTATGGGTACAGCCGACCGTCACTTTCCGGCGCCTCGCCCTGCGCCGCGGCGGGCGCCTGCGGCCCGCCGGATGGAGCTTCGTCGTCGTCTTCGGCGCCCTGTTGGGGCTTTGGTTTCACAGTGCCGTTCATCGCTATCACGATGTCCTGGGACAGCGTGCCTACCGAGCCACGGCGGAGCTCCGTCGCCAGGTGGCGATCGGCGAGGGGGAGCTGGTGCTCACCGCGGCCGATCGCCGCGACGTCGCCGTCGGGCGGTTTCATCTCGGCCGGGTGCGCGACTGGGGGCTGGTGCCGACCCGCGGCAACGCCCGCCGTCTCGCCTGGCTGCATCGCCTCGCTCCGGCCGATGGCGCGCTGCGCCGCGCCGCGACCACTGCCCTCGAACGCGGCGAGCGGCCGGAGGAAATGCACCTGCTGCTGGCTCGCGAGGCGCGCGATCGCGGCGCTCTGGAAGCGGCTCGACGGCACTACCGAGGCTGGATCGAAGCCGCCCCCGGTCGCCCCACGGCCTATGTCGAGCTCGCTCGACTGTTGGCCGAGGCCGGCGACCTCGCCGCCGCCGGTGAAGTGCTCGAAGCCGCTCTGGGGGCGGCGCCCGGCGCCGCTGCGGTGCGCTACAATTTGGCCGTTCTGCGGGTCATGGAAGGTCATCTAGGGGAGGCCATCGCCCGGTTCGAGGAAACCCTCGAGTTGGCGCCGGATCACCGTGCCGCACGGGAAAACCTGGCGGCCGCGCTAGCCCGCGTTGGGCGTTTCGACGACAGCCTCGGTTGGCTGCCGGAAGAACCCGGCGACACGGCGGAGCGCTGGCTGCAGCGGGCGGAGATTCTGGCCGCCGCCGGGCGTTGGGAGGAGGCTCGTCGGCAGGCTCGCCGGGCTCTCGAGCTCGCTCCCGGTTGGTCCCCGGCGGTGGGGCTGATGGAGCAGCTCGATCGGCGCCTGGATGACACCAAGGCGCCGTCTGGCTAGATTGAAGGCACCGGGCGGTCGGTCTGACCAGACCGACGCGCCGAGGTGACGCGATTTTTCTCGGGGCCGAGGAGGATAGAAATGTCTCGCCAAGCTTCTCGCGGTTTGACCACCGCACTGTTGCTCGCTGTCGCCCTGGTGGTGGGATTGGGCGTTCACCAACTGATTGCCCGACCCGCCAGCCTCGGTGGGGTCGGCCCCGACGTCACCGTGATCCGCCTCGACAGCACTCGCAACTACGGTGCCGAGAACGGCATCCGGGGCTACGCCGTCGGCACCACGAGCTGCAACCGCGGCAACGCTCCTCTGTGGTGGTGCGATGACCCGCGCAGCTACTGCGCCGACGAGCAGCATCCGGTGATCGCCCAGAACCTGTATCGGCTCAAGGACGGCCGCTTCGAGCAGATCGGCATGAGCTGGCTGAAGCACGGCTTCGAGAGCACCAACACGCCCTCGGCGGCTTGCGGAAACTGCACCGATCCACCCCATGGCCTCGACCAGCTCGGGATCGGCTGTACCGACACCTATGGTCCATCCCTGAACGGCAGTCGCCCGATGGGCAAGCGGTCGGAAGTGGATGCGCGCACCGGCGCCTTCGACTTTCCGATCACCCCCACCGGCTCTTCGACGAGCTTCGACCAGCGGCTCAAGGTTCTCGAGTCGGACGTCGATCCGAGCCTCAATACGGGAGCTCTCTACTGGGTGGAGGGGCACTACATCGCCGAGGACGATGCGGCGGCGGGCAACGGTCTCAACAACGCCTCCTATCGCCGGGTCACGGTCGGCAGTACGTCGCGCAATCTCAACGTCACCGGCTCGACCTTCGAGGGCGATCCCGCCATCTACGCTTGGAAGGCCAACGATGCGGAGGTACGGCTGGTGCCCGTCGATGTCGAGGTCTCGGGCGTCACGGAGCGTTTCCACGTCGCCCGACAGACGACTGCGGTGACCGGCGGGGTGCACTACGAGTATGCCGTCCACAACCTCAACTCGGACCGCTCGGCGCGCCGCTTCGCGGTGACCTTCCCGGCCGCGGCGACGATCTCGAACGTCGGATTCTCGGGGGTCGTGCATCACTCCGGCGAGCCCTACGCCACCGCCGCCTGGACACCGGACCTGTCGACCCCGAACCAGGTCTCCTGGTCAACGGACAGCTTCGCCACCGATGCCAACGCCAATGCGCTGCGCTGGGGCACCATGTTCTCCTTCTGGTTCGATTCGACCTTGCCGCCGACGGCCGGAGTCGAAGAGACCCTGGAGCTGTTCAAGCCCGGCTCGCCGACGGAGCTGACCTTCCGGGTCTTCGAGCCGGTGTTCAGCAATGGCTTCGAAAGCGGCTCGACGGCCACCTGGGACGACGTCTGTCCGCCCAACTGCTGAGCCCGCCGGGCAGGACCCTGGTTCTGAGCTCGAGGCGAGCTTCCGTCGCTAGAAGGCCCAGCGGGCCGAGGCCGACCAGACCTGGTCGTCGGCGGTGTAGCTGCCGCGCACCTGCGGGTTGCGCGGCTCCTGGAGCACGCCGTCGATCGAGTCGTGGTCGTGGAACGAGTAGCCGACGTCGAAGGTGACCTTGGAGGTCCGGAAGCTGGCGCCGATGGCGTAGATCAGGGCATCGCCCCGCGGGAAGCCGGGATCGAGACGATCCTCGGGAACCGGCGAGGGCTCGAGGGCGAGACCACCGAAGAGGGTGAAGGACTCGTTCAAGGAGCCCTCGGCACCGATTCGGATCGACAGCGTGTCATCCCAGTCGCGGCGGTCGAGGAAGGTCGCCGGCAGGTCGTCCGCCGGGCTTCCCGAGAAGCGCTGGTCGAAGTCCGACCAGGCCTGATAGGCGAGGTTGATCTCGACGACGAGCTCCGGATAGGGGGCGAACCAGACGCCGCCGCGAAGCTCCTGGGGCAGCTCGACGCTGTGGTCGAAGGGCTCGCTCCCGGCGTTGGCCAGGAGGTCCGCCAAGTTGGCCTGGGCGGCGGCGGTGAAGGGTTGATCCCGCACGCTGCGCTCGAGGCGATCGTCGCCCTCGACCTCGAGGGGGCTGCGGTAGACCGCGCCCCAGCCCCAGACCGGGGTTTCGAAGTGCACCGCGAGGTCGAAGGCGAGGCCATCGACACTGGCATTGGCGTCGACCAGGACTTCCGCCGGCTCGAGCACCGCCGGGTCGTCGCCGGCGATCTCGAGGGCGCTGTTGACGCCCTGCTCGAAAGACCCGAAGACGTAGCGCAGCCCGCCGCCGACGCTCCAGCGATCGTCGATCGCATAGGCCGCCACCGGGTGCAGCTCCCAGAGCTGGAGCTCCGTCAGGCGGTTGAGGAAGCGCGGCTCGAAGAACACCGGATCCCAATCCTCCCGGTGCCAGTAGGTGGTGTCGAGGCCGGCGCCGAAGGCCCAGCGGCCGAAGCGCTCTTGGTTGTTCCAGGTGACGTAGACGAAGGGCGGAAAGTTGATCACGTGGTCG
This portion of the Acidobacteriota bacterium genome encodes:
- a CDS encoding aconitase family protein, which gives rise to MKPPETFRLTPGKRVLFMTKDPELIRRQLAGELDLSMDDLSVDDLLDDINTDAMTPAWVCFSHKPEDIARDAYAGLIVDGERLFGRDALRDGGFEVIVSGLRKGVGSSRETAVQAEKWSGIRLAIAESFAPIHARNNINQGVLMGDHAMLSRLQRGEGIALEDFYRDYDPITQQVVQAGGLFAFSKALAAGEIELPPHRTGPRPMTMAEKLLARHLVGVGEGKRFVKPGDAVVVEVDGGYSHEFTTAQVHYFLESEYGADYQLPNPGKFAVFEDHLIYADEVPKMRPFVDKIQVLRDLQRDFQRHTETQDFSAKDKVSPGICHEVAREALIEPGDFIQATDSHTCMGGVNNALTWGVGATEYANLIHAGFTQVEVPESIRFELVGELAEGVTAKDLMLMILLEYAKPQKTLNRVMEFTGPGLSALSMDERATLTNMATECAARTAICLADEETFRWLEEWRPGVDLERLRARTVEPDEGAEYAGGVYTIDLSVIRPMVAHPGDPDRGIPSDPTNGAFIRDLGDVPVEIAYGGSCTAGKIDDLEFYHRVVEEAVAAGMRVPDGVRFLIQFGSEAVERHCRERGMIETFERAGVTLIRPGCGACIGCGPGVSDNEDQVTVSAINRNYKGRSGPGRLYLASPLTVAASAFTGRITAYTPGMFVEAVEPVLV
- a CDS encoding outer membrane protein transport protein, translating into MTVSRSLTALLLAIALAAPAAASGFFRFQHGGRATAQVGAMTARADDATAVFYNPAGIARLEGIHIAGGLDFNNATDEYTSGSDGSLAADHVINFPPFVYVTWNNQERFGRWAFGAGLDTTYWHREDWDPVFFEPRFLNRLTELQLWELHPVAAYAIDDRWSVGGGLRYVFGSFEQGVNSALEIAGDDPAVLEPAEVLVDANASVDGLAFDLAVHFETPVWGWGAVYRSPLEVEGDDRLERSVRDQPFTAAAQANLADLLANAGSEPFDHSVELPQELRGGVWFAPYPELVVEINLAYQAWSDFDQRFSGSPADDLPATFLDRRDWDDTLSIRIGAEGSLNESFTLFGGLALEPSPVPEDRLDPGFPRGDALIYAIGASFRTSKVTFDVGYSFHDHDSIDGVLQEPRNPQVRGSYTADDQVWSASARWAF
- a CDS encoding tetratricopeptide repeat protein encodes the protein MAKLPVVPSSGSPMRSSRRSRWRAGVLLAVHVIIALHITHWLIAGRTVTPVEPSEAMALGRDGVVNAGVIFFAAAILLTAVFGRFFCGWACHLVALQDGCLWLLRRLGIRPVPLRSRLLRWVPVLAFVYMFLWPAIYRWLAREPWPGLRTEWTTSDFWATFPGWLVALVTFLVCGFACVYFLGAKGFCTYACPYGAAFAAADRLAPLRIRVTDACSGCGHCTATCTSNVRVHQEVRDWGMVVDSGCMRCQDCISVCPNQALYYGSGPIPLLATPRVPNPEPRRYPLAAWEEALLAIAFALAFFSFRGLYGEVPFLLSLGWAGVLAVSSWLAVRLWVQPTVTFRRLALRRGGRLRPAGWSFVVVFGALLGLWFHSAVHRYHDVLGQRAYRATAELRRQVAIGEGELVLTAADRRDVAVGRFHLGRVRDWGLVPTRGNARRLAWLHRLAPADGALRRAATTALERGERPEEMHLLLAREARDRGALEAARRHYRGWIEAAPGRPTAYVELARLLAEAGDLAAAGEVLEAALGAAPGAAAVRYNLAVLRVMEGHLGEAIARFEETLELAPDHRAARENLAAALARVGRFDDSLGWLPEEPGDTAERWLQRAEILAAAGRWEEARRQARRALELAPGWSPAVGLMEQLDRRLDDTKAPSG
- a CDS encoding tetratricopeptide repeat protein, with the translated sequence MAEASLAAASLLPDQQSLDEIHSVIETLQFESPNSEILPKAMIELANVYFQLDRLEEGRQLAHQSLEERERIFGTDSREYIRGLAILGVFLATSDGGGPIRPNLEDGYRYVREGARRARELFGTGDPTTVSNLIHYRSVLDEMGRHDEAKALDEQILPYLDNIDEGW